A single region of the Gorilla gorilla gorilla isolate KB3781 chromosome 1, NHGRI_mGorGor1-v2.1_pri, whole genome shotgun sequence genome encodes:
- the LOC101140955 gene encoding LOW QUALITY PROTEIN: RNA-binding motif protein, X chromosome-like (The sequence of the model RefSeq protein was modified relative to this genomic sequence to represent the inferred CDS: substituted 1 base at 1 genomic stop codon), with protein MVEADRPGKLFIGGLNTETNEKALEAVFGKYGRIVEVLLMKDRETNKSRGFAFVTFESPADAKDAARDMNGKSLDGKAIKVEQATKPSFESGRRGPPPPPRSRGPPRGLRGGRGGSGGTRGPPSRGGHMDDGGYSMNFNMSSSRGPLPVKRGPPPRSGCPPPKRSAPSGPVRSSSGMGGRAPVSRGRDSYGGPPXREPLPSRRDVYLSPRDDGYSTKDSYSSRDYPSSRDTRDYAPPPRDYTYRDYGHSSSRDDYPSRGYSDRDGYGRDRDYSDHPSGGSYRDSYESYGNSRSAPPTRGPPPSYGGSSRYDDYSSSRDGYGGSRDSYSSSRSDLYSSGRDRVGRQERGLPPSMERGYPPPRDSYSSSSRGAPRGGGRGGSRSDRGGGRSRY; from the coding sequence atggttgAAGCAGATCGCCCAGGAAAGCTCTTCATTGGTGGGCTTAATACGGAAACAAATGAGAAAGCTCTTGAAGCAGTATTTGGCAAATATGGACGAATAGTGGAAGTACTCTTGATGAAAGACCGTGAAACCAACAAATCAAGAGGATTTGCTTTTGTCACCTTTGAAAGCCCAGCAGACGCTAAGGATGCAGCCAGAGACATGAATGGAAAGTCATTAGATGGAAAAGCCATCAAGGTGGAACAAGCCACCAAACCATCATTTGAAAGTGGTAGACGTGGACCGCCTCCACCTCCAAGAAGTAGAGGCCCTCCAAGAGGTCTtagaggtggaagaggaggaagtggaggaaCCAGGGGACCTCCCTCACGGGGAGGACACATGGATGACGGTGGATATTCCATGAATTTTAACATGAGTTCTTCCAGGGGACCACTCCCAGTAAAAAGAGGACCACCACCAAGAAGTGGGTGTCCTCCTCCTAAGAGATCTGCACCTTCAGGACCAGTTCGCAGTAGCAGTGGAATGGGAGGAAGAGCTCCTGTATCACGTGGAAGAGATAGTTACGGAGGTCCACCTTGAAGGGAACCGCTGCCCTCTCGTAGAGATGTTTATTTGTCCCCAAGAGATGATGGGTATTCTACTAAAGACAGCTATTCAAGCAGAGATTACCCAAGTTCTCGTGATACTAGAGATTATGCACCACCACCACGAGATTATACTTACCGTGATTATGGTCATTCCAGTTCACGTGATGACTACCCATCAAGAGGATATAGCGATAGAGATGGATATGGTCGTGATCGTGACTATTCAGATCATCCAAGTGGAGGTTCCTACAGAGATTCATATGAGAGTTATGGTAACTCACGTAGTGCTCCACCTACACGAGGGCCCCCGCCATCTTATGGTGGAAGCAGTCGCTATGATGATTACAGCAGCTCACGTGACGGATATGGTGGAAGTCGAGACAGTTACTCAAGCAGCCGAAGTGATCTCTACTCAAGTGGTCGTGATCGGGTTGGCAGACAAGAAAGAGGGCTTCCCCCTTCTATGGAAAGGGGGTACCCTCCTCCACGTGATTCCTACAGCAGTTCAAGCCGCGGAGCACCAAGAGGTGGTGGCCGTGGAGGAAGCCGATCTGATAGAGGGGGAGGCAGAAGCAGAtactag